ctgttactgtatctgaaactatgaataatattttctccttatcaaattcagcttctaatggtgtagatggtgtttcggttaagattttgaaagctaatgctaatcttttttgcaccaattttgacttttttttaattaatttatcttttactcaaggaagtttcctaatgctttaaagttatcattggtcattcctatttataaatctggtaatatttctgattttacgaattatagacctatttccttattaatacatttctctaaactatttgaaaaatctatgaagattagaattttatcatttcttgatagacattcagttttgtctccttctcaatttggctttcggcctgggcttggagcggaggttgctgttgctaaacttgtgggaagtattacagaagctttggattctgatcttcatccaattgctgtttttcttgacttagccaaagcttttgattctgttaatcataaaatattgttaaataaattatcttattatggttttagaggcattgttttgattggttttttttactttcacaatagaaagcaatcagtttgtatccataataattatagtgattggcttacaattaatgttggagtaccacaaggttctgttctgggccctttattatttctcatttatataaatgatattctttaccaacagttttttggagatatccaagcctatgccgatgatattgctgttgtttatagtaagtcaaatctaattaatgaagccattatttctagtgatcttaataaaattaaaaattggcttttctgtaatgacttatccttaaatatatctaaatcttttcttcttcagtttaacctttatggtgtcattccagcttttccttctatttttttatcattctagtgattgttatacttaccctaattgtaagtgtcccaaattgactcaagtttcctctgttaaatatttaggaattattttagatcgaaaattaaattggcaatttcatattaattctttagttaataaattaaaatatagttctatgctaatttttgaacttagtcattgtgctccttatcatattttgttaagtgtatattatgctctctttcagtctttcttacaatattgtatttcaatttggggtggcacatataagacttttttaattcctattcacaagttgcaaaagtgTTTTCGATAAAATTTACATAGATGTAGATGCTAGTACATCTATACCACCGGAATATCACCAGCTGCTATTGTAATCGTTTTTAATCGCCAGCAGTGGTTCACAActaaaaatttttaatgttatttgcagTAACTTTTCAGTCAGTCTTTatgtactattatattaataaatcctACTACTTTACtcgtttaattaaatattagatGACCTAACTCAAGCAATATTTGTAAGTATTGTTGagacaaaaatatgtatttttttcatgaaatatttatctCTTTTGGCTTACATAACAAAATCATGAACCTTTTGAAGGGAAAAAATCAAATTGAGGACAACTATGGACATTTACAATAactctaaataatatttttgccCCTATCTCAAGTCAACACATTCAGGTGGACAAAATTTTCTTATTAGTAATTCAGTTAACGAGTTTACGGTATGTTTTGCTAGAAAAGTACTTAAACCTCCTGCTCCACAACCGATTCCTAGGCTAGAAAGCAGTGATATTCCTGCAGCGCCAATACTTTGAAGGAACGAAAACAGACTTCCAGAAGCAATTGATCCTCCGTAAAAAACACTTTGAAACAAGGCCGCAGCTGATCCTGCTGTGACACCAACGGTAGAGAAACCAAGTGCAGAGAGTATCAAGGGGATAGATAACACAGTGGTACTTCCTACACCCACACCAAGGATAATTTCTGGAATATAAAGTTTAGaagaaaagtttgttattttaagaaCCTATTTCAGACACAAAACGTAAAGAAAATGACTAAAATAAAATTCAGATTCAAGTTCTatacacaaaatgttaacaaCTGTATTAAAAAAGAAGGTTATTATTCACAAATTTAACCATTATGCTTCTCGTCATCTTTCATTAGAATCAAAATGTAAGTAGTAATCGAACCATTTCACAGCCCGAAGTTCCGTCACGCCAGAACACATGAAGATGGAAGCTGGAGAGGGGTGATGTTATCAAAGATAATGACATAGTTCCCATATGTTGTTACCAGTGGGCACGTTGCGAGACCATCAAGACTcgtatatacactgctgaccaaaatcttaaagccaacgaatatatagaaaaaacagacccccagtggctcagcggtatgtgtgaggacttacatcgctaaaaatcggattttgatacccgtggtgggcagagcacagatagcccattgagtagctttatgcgtaattcaaaacaacaataaagaaaacaatatgcattgtttctaggcccggcatggccaagcgcgtaaggcgtgcgactcgtaatccgagggtcgcgggtacgcgcccgcgtcgcgctaaacatgctcgccctcccagccgtgggggtgtataatgttacggtcaatcccactattcgttggtaaaagagtagcccaagagttggcggtgggtggtgatgactagctgccttccctctagtcttacactgctaaattagggacggctagcacagatagccctcgagtagctttgtgcgaaattccaaaacaaacaaacaaaaagcattgtttctttatgttcattggccttaagatttagGCTAGCAGTGTATGTCTCTCTAtgtcaataattaattaattaaatcgtcTTGAAAAGGATACTTAACactgtttcattaaataatgtataaataattcatttactcacttatattttagtcatcaccaaaaacaaagtttaacattAATTAGTACAGTGaatgttaatttataattaaatcatccGACTATAAAGTAGAGAGGATGTTCCTAGATGGTCATAACTCGTACATCACATTATCTcgtcaataattaattaatccgTTCATTCTTAAAAGAACACCTAATACTAATTCGTCAGTAAATTCAATTTCTTATCCTAAAAGGACGATACGGTAATTAAAACTTACTCTTTTAACTACCAATCAAGTTTTTAGTTACGTAATATATTATGTAACGTTACACGATCACGGccatatatacagggtgttcggaaagtcactgtgcacttacatatttattaacagacaaaactgcacagtgactttccgaacaccctgtttTTTACCACacatatattaatatgtttaaattacTCGAAAAAAGGGTAATATCTTACTACCATTAAAACTTATAGTTCAGCTAATTTGgctttatgtaacaaaataacttataCGTGTTACTTTGTCTCACATTTTACAAAGGCTgagttctaaaaataaaaaaagacattacatttcattattattaatcaaGTCTACAAAGGTCCCCAGttgatacagtggtaagtctacggatttacaaagctaaaatcaggggttcagttcttctcgatggactcagcagatagcccgatgtggctttgctataataaaacacacacagttctACAAGGACATTGCGATAATTAAAAGCTTAATCAATGCAGTGGTTAAAGACATGGGGGTGTAAGTGCTCACACAACTACAGTTTGTGtcatatacaaataaaatgtcaTGATTTTCTCTCGAAGTTCTGAGACCAAATGAAAATCATTCACGTATacatagttgttgtttgtttttcttatccaTTTGTTGTTGAACTGTTTTAACGCGATGGCCTTCAGACCAAATACACTTAGTTAGTTAATCCATTccgcattataacacccctagtGATACGTCTGCGAATTTATACTattagaaaccgaatttcgataaccgtggttgTCGTAGCACAGACAGTCCTTTgggtagctctgtgcttaataacagaaaaaaaaacaagcattaTTAAGAGATGCCACTACAACAGTTTTATCCATTCTAAAGAGGTCTCTATGTCAAGTTCTTAAAAAATAAGTCATCATGTTTAAGCTtgatttaatatcaaatttaatcCCAAATAATTAATCAGTTAACCAGGAACAAAATGCATAAAAACAGTTTGATGGAATTTTGGTATCCATATAGATTAGCTGTACACAGGTTGGGAATTATAATGTATGTCACCTTTGCAATTGAGCTTTTACGagaaataaatgacaaaatttctcagcaaaaataagaaaaataattatcaaatcaCTAAAACGACAATACTACAGAGAAAATTTTTAATCCATAATTAGTTCAACAGGTGATCCAAGTTCCAATACGCCACGACTCACAGTTCATGTATGCTGTATTAATGTTTACCTTACATCAGTTCAATACACGAGATTTGGTAAAAAACAAGTTAGGTTTCAGTTACAgcgatattttataatttttttttcttatgaagtTACCACCGACAGTAATGGATGTCGTCACCTGAAAAATTTTAGATGGGAACCCATCGTTTCCTGAAAAATATAAGATgggtttaatttttacttttctaaacgCTAATGTGTAAAAGGACCTGCGGTGTAATCTATTGTTTGCATGtacgtaaaaatatattaaacagtaaatacCGAACTACCAAAAAACATGTGTATATGAGTAGAATAAAATATCTACCCTCTGCTGGGAGGTTCAAAGGCTACTCATAAACTACAGACTCCAGCTTTTCCACTCACCGAGAGTGGACTGTACTCCAAACCAAACGTCATCTTAGGACAACCACCGTGACCCCATATTCCATCTTATCCAAGTCTAGTCCCTTTTACAGTAATGTGCATGCAAATAAAGTAAGGCAGATGATCATCcaaattacatatgtagatgtttTTAGTTCTTTTTAACACATCATATAGTAACTTCAATCAATTTAAGTGGGTGAATAATATCATAGTATTGTATCTCATTTATATTTCGGTATAATACAGCAAgccaactgtttaatgattaccaaaggtaaaatttaaaatgtaacctGTGATGAAAAGGCTGAATAGTATCGGAATCTCCACATTCCCTGTTGTCGACTGCAATTTAATATTCACATGACGTCACATATAAGTGCATCATATTGGTCTTCTGCCATCTTTTAAATCAAGACGACATTACTTctgcagacgacatcgcaatctggagcacctccagaaacccagcaatggccatgtctcgcgtacaagaatcactaaacaacgtctcaacatggagtaacaagtggagggtcgtgttaaatccgacaaaaacacaagcaatcaccttctatagaaaactaaagaagcaaagaaaaaatctagaaaaaataaaactatcacttggaaacacaaccattaacatgagcaaaaacatcacattccttggcgtcactttcgacacaaaactaacacggaaaaaacacataaacaatatacactcatcaatcagaaaaagaatttcatatctaaagactataactggtaaacaatcgaaatgcgcaccgaacaccattatacaaatatacaaggcttacatccgtccactaatagagtacggatgtcaagtaacatacaatatgtcaaacaacacactccaaaaaatccaagtgcaacaaaacaaaatattaaaatccgcattcagtttaccatcttttacgccaacgaattatctacaccaaattagtaatttaccaactataagagacagaataacagaactttctctcaaatattatctaaaagcagaaaatagaaacaaactaacggcatcactacacaaattatcaagtgcaccaacgaaatacatatcaccttacaacatatttcaagaattacaatccactcaacaaagaatctaaataaataaaatctatgttattaacatgaattccttttttttcaggtacagggcacacgacaggcaaaactttcggcgcctgtcgtgtgaaagtgggttttctcggggcactcccgtttccccccacatcaaattcttcaggcattggatttctagatcccagcctaggcaacctttttgccagacccagaatcgggctgtttgatttgatctgaatttgaatgaattacattcatgttcacatctgcccaactttttcatttcgggacaggtcccggcctttctttccactgctgcctttgcctccacccaaaagaacatttagtgagacattctccacccaaaaaagtcaagaataataacgataattaatttattaaaataataataaaaaaaaaccaccacttaatcttaataacaatccacgaaaggggacgaagaggaactacaaagttcctgaacaccccagttggagagagaactcttctaatttctctctctctaaactgaacccctgccacgttagtttagtttagtttagcttTAAATCAAACAGTGGCTAATCTCGATAGAGAAATACTTGTGTGATTTAAACAGTAAGTTCCCTAAAGAGAAACTTCACAAAGGTAAACATCTATTCTGTTCACAAGTGTTGCAACAGGTTGATAGCTGATTATTGTTAAACAGGAAACGAACAGCAAAAAACTTAGCGAGAAACGATTAGCACTGTGGATCGCTAACATGAACAGAGATTACCTTGTTCCTATTATGTATTCGAAAGAATACTGGGATTGCTTCATATCAGTGGCGAATATCATTTTATATAAGTTTAGACTGTTTCTTCATCGATTCGAAATGctttattttatgttaacaataaatttaaataatggaTATCCAAGATTTGTTCTCTTCGTCAAGGGTAGGGAAGAGCGGCTATTTTCGTCATTTATACGAAAGAAAATcatgaaaaattattgaaattgtaATGAAAGTTTGTTAACTATGCTTTCGTTATTGTATCGGCAATTACATTTCCCAATGGCACCAATAAT
This sequence is a window from Tachypleus tridentatus isolate NWPU-2018 chromosome 5, ASM421037v1, whole genome shotgun sequence. Protein-coding genes within it:
- the LOC143250672 gene encoding interferon alpha-inducible protein 27, mitochondrial-like; protein product: MKCHEAAHLLAKIILGVGVGSTTVLSIPLILSALGFSTVGVTAGSAAALFQSVFYGGSIASGSLFSFLQSIGAAGISLLSSLGIGCGAGGLSTFLAKHTVNSLTELLIRKFCPPECVDLR